A window of the Henckelia pumila isolate YLH828 chromosome 3, ASM3356847v2, whole genome shotgun sequence genome harbors these coding sequences:
- the LOC140886728 gene encoding pentatricopeptide repeat-containing protein At2g13420, mitochondrial-like, which yields MAAAAALSIFIRHGCSVTNRFQLKRFYSFSDSEQDEAPPSSTLGKPSLPPLQHSPEADTLSQILICHHNPFHHMESSLQLHGISLTTPLIHQTLLRLNHHSKIAIAFFKYSHSYAPSSSLLLDTAAFNILIDILCKVRQFDVAWQLILQMNIHSKPDFTTFFVLIRRLISADLTRTAVRAFYDMNIFLGEFFFQSRFSFCFCYLLDTLCKYGHVKVATEVFNKEKFRVEADAKIYTVLIYGWCKIGRTEMARRFLGEMLERGIEPNVITYNVLLNGICRHAMLHPEWKFETVIREAHDLLHEMRERKLEPDVTSYSILLHVYTRAHKPQLCLDKLRTMKETGICPSVVTYTSVVKCLCSCGRIEDAEELLCEMIRQNVFPTADTYNCFFKEYKGKKDFEGAMKLFKKMKEEDCLCSPNLHTYNILLGMFIKLSKLGCAREIWDDMKVSGIGPDLDSYTLLVHGLCEKRKWQEACEYFMEMIEKGFLPQKVTFEILYRGLIQGGMLRTWRRLKKKIEEESVTFGSEFEEYQLKPYKR from the coding sequence atggcggcggcggcggctttGTCTATTTTCATCCGCCACGGATGTTCAGTCACAAATCGTTTTCAGCTTAAGCGCTTTTATTCCTTTTCCGATTCTGAACAAGATGAAGCCCCGCCTTCCTCCACCCTCGGAAAGCCATCATTGCCTCCGCTCCAACACTCCCCGGAGGCTGACACTCTCTCCCAAATCCTAATATGTCACCACAACCCCTTCCACCACATGGAATCCTCCCTCCAACTCCACGGCATCTCACTTACCACGCCCCTCATCCACCAGACCCTCCTCCGCCTCAATCATCATTCCAAGATTGCGATTGCTTTTTTCAAATATTCTCACTCCTACGCTCCTTCCTCTTCTTTGCTTCTAGACACGGCAGCTTTCAACATTCTTATCGACATTTTGTGTAAAGTTCGCCAGTTTGATGTTGCGTGGCAGTTGATTTTGCAAATGAACATTCATTCAAAGCCCGACTTCACTACTTTTTTTGTATTGATTAGGCGCTTGATTTCTGCGGACCTGACACGGACGGCGGTCCGTGCCTTTTACGACATGAACATATTTTTGGGTGAGTTTTTCTTCCAGTCAAGATTCAGTTTTTGCTTTTGTTATCTCTTGGACACGCTTTGTAAGTATGGGCACGTTAAGGTTGCAACCGAGGTGTTTAACAAAGAGAAATTCAGAGTGGAAGCTGACGCAAAGATATATACTGTCTTGATATATGGGTGGTGTAAAATTGGAAGAACTGAGATGGCACGGAGGTTTCTAGGGGAGATGCTGGAAAGGGGGATCGAGCCCAACGTGATTACCTACAATGTTCTTTTGAATGGGATCTGTAGACATGCAATGCTGCATCCTGAATGGAAGTTTGAAACTGTGATAAGGGAAgctcacgacttgcttcatgaaATGCGTGAAAGAAAATTGGAACCTGACGTGACAAGTTATTCGATATTGCTTCATGTGTATACCAGAGCTCATAAGCCTCAATTGTGTTTGGACAAGTTGAGAACGATGAAAGAAACAGGGATTTGCCCGAGCGTGGTGACCTATACTTCTGTTGTAAAGTGTCTTTGTTCTTGTGGGAGGATTGAGGATGCCGAAGAGCTATTGTGCGAGATGATACGGCAAAATGTTTTCCCCACTGCAGACACGTATAATTGCTTTTTTAAGGAGTACAAAGGGAAGAAAGATTTCGAGGGTGCTATGAAGTTGTTTAAGAAGATGAAGGAGGAGGATTGTTTGTGTTCACCCAATCTACATACTTACAATATATTGTTGGGAATGTTTATAAAATTGAGTAAATTGGGGTGTGCCCGGGAGATTTGGGACGATATGAAGGTTAGTGGGATTGGGCCAGATTTGGACTCTTATACGTTGTTGGTTCATGGATTGTGCGAGAAGAGGAAATGGCAAGAGGCATGTGAGTATTTCATGGAGATGATTGAGAAGGGATTTCTTCCACAGAAGGTTACATTTGAGATCTTATATCGAGGGTTGATTCAAGGTGGTATGTTGAGGACTTGGAGACGACTGAAGAAGAAGATAGAGGAAGAATCGGTAACTTTTGGTTCCGAGTTTGAAGAATATCAGCTCAAGccatacaagagatga